One genomic window of Chitinophagaceae bacterium includes the following:
- a CDS encoding response regulator transcription factor produces the protein MKSMSCIILEDDLISLKVLQNLISRVPELDLIASYSDPVQALDYFERFQPDILFLDINMPGLNGFEFLNKLDVKPQTIFITGHADFALDAFKVGALDYLLKPFTSESFKSAINKAHIFFNGMSKKPLANDAVFIRSEGKYHRLQCDDIIYIQAMKDYAVVYTRSSQHVVAMNLTTILKQLPQNYFIRIHKSFAINFHNIDSFNNNSVTIGKLSIPVGKSYQEKLLNRMPSELVIKR, from the coding sequence ATGAAATCAATGAGTTGCATCATATTAGAAGATGATCTTATCAGTTTGAAAGTTTTGCAAAACCTGATCAGTCGTGTGCCTGAGCTTGATCTTATCGCATCGTATTCGGATCCTGTTCAGGCGCTTGATTATTTTGAGAGATTCCAGCCTGACATATTATTTCTCGATATCAATATGCCTGGTTTAAATGGTTTTGAATTCCTTAACAAACTAGATGTAAAGCCACAAACGATATTCATTACCGGACATGCGGATTTTGCATTAGATGCATTTAAGGTAGGCGCCCTCGATTATTTGCTTAAACCATTTACTTCCGAATCTTTTAAAAGTGCCATCAACAAAGCCCACATTTTTTTTAACGGAATGTCAAAGAAACCATTGGCCAATGATGCTGTTTTTATCCGTTCAGAAGGCAAATACCATCGCCTTCAATGTGATGATATCATCTATATCCAGGCCATGAAAGATTATGCAGTAGTATATACAAGAAGTTCTCAGCATGTAGTGGCTATGAACTTAACAACTATATTAAAACAACTTCCTCAGAATTATTTCATTCGTATTCATAAATCGTTTGCCATTAATTTTCACAATATCGATTCCTTCAACAATAATTCTGTCACTATCGGGAAGCTATCTATTCCTGTAGGTAAAAGTTATCAGGAAAAATTATTGAATCGTATGCCTTCTGAACTCGTCATTAAGCGATAA
- a CDS encoding T9SS type A sorting domain-containing protein, translating into MKTITSLKLKHLLCQSIFLTAFTIIFLSASFYMKAYATNGNGVVTVTSNSACVGYTPAQGGGPDNWEVIQGGDYNITIAGVTECSGSEITIFFQNSNTGNWCITATGSGGVYSGSFTMPNPACFTTPISYKCGGYQPCDNANTLNAKGPSGSKSVHLRASNFNGSCVKTSTDEDCNSGSTCNLSLELNGTDVSCHGDYNGTIDLTVIGAQSNDVSYLWNDGAITEDRTDLSPGTYTVTVSDGGTDCQVSKSISIGEPDAIVLNVMVTGVTTAGGGSDGTIDITVTGGTTPYTFLWNDGTTTANRADLTPGIYALTVTDAHGCGAAFDTSLVIHPDPCSLSVNAGPDASKCHGKSLMLSAVCADQTATFSWSPTTGLNNPNIANPITTVGQTTTYTVTVNAANGCTASDEVVVTAYEQVKAKITIKTNNASCGAPCKRLSTAFDANYVYTWRYNGADATVGNIHSNIYCACQSGTYAVWVTDTSIGCTHHSKKIEITIGQKMQEGDQIAEVKDIQINAWPNPVTDYLNVTILNVKEGAVSVQLFDMFGRLINTVNMNGNKLSDNETINFNMNDLSSGMYLVRMINGDYRGEQKVMLIK; encoded by the coding sequence ATGAAAACAATTACAAGCTTAAAGCTCAAACATCTACTGTGTCAAAGCATTTTTCTCACAGCCTTTACAATTATTTTTCTCAGTGCCTCCTTCTATATGAAGGCATATGCCACCAATGGCAACGGTGTTGTAACCGTTACTTCCAATAGCGCTTGTGTTGGCTATACTCCTGCTCAGGGTGGTGGCCCCGATAATTGGGAAGTTATACAAGGAGGTGACTATAATATTACGATTGCCGGGGTAACTGAATGCTCAGGCAGTGAGATTACTATCTTCTTTCAAAATAGTAATACTGGTAACTGGTGCATCACGGCAACAGGCAGCGGTGGTGTTTATTCAGGATCTTTCACTATGCCAAATCCTGCTTGTTTTACGACACCAATTTCTTATAAATGCGGTGGCTATCAACCTTGTGATAATGCAAATACCTTAAATGCAAAAGGTCCGAGTGGTTCAAAGAGTGTGCATCTGAGAGCATCTAATTTTAATGGCAGCTGTGTAAAGACGAGCACAGATGAGGATTGCAACAGCGGATCAACCTGCAATTTGTCATTGGAATTGAATGGGACGGATGTATCATGTCATGGCGATTACAACGGAACAATTGACTTAACAGTTATCGGAGCACAAAGTAATGATGTAAGTTACCTCTGGAATGACGGAGCTATAACAGAAGATAGAACTGACCTTTCACCTGGAACATACACCGTAACTGTAAGCGATGGGGGAACTGATTGCCAGGTTTCAAAAAGTATCAGTATTGGTGAACCGGATGCAATTGTCTTGAATGTAATGGTAACTGGTGTCACCACAGCCGGCGGAGGCTCCGATGGGACAATTGATATCACCGTAACTGGTGGAACAACGCCTTACACTTTCCTTTGGAATGATGGAACAACCACAGCAAACAGAGCCGACCTTACTCCGGGTATTTATGCATTAACCGTAACAGATGCACACGGATGTGGAGCTGCCTTTGATACCTCGTTGGTTATTCATCCCGATCCATGTAGCCTTTCGGTAAATGCCGGACCCGATGCATCCAAGTGTCATGGTAAATCATTAATGCTCTCTGCTGTATGTGCTGATCAAACTGCTACTTTCAGTTGGTCACCAACAACGGGTTTGAACAATCCGAATATTGCCAATCCGATTACTACTGTTGGTCAAACAACAACGTATACAGTAACAGTTAATGCAGCAAATGGCTGCACAGCTTCAGATGAAGTTGTGGTTACCGCGTATGAGCAGGTTAAGGCCAAGATTACTATCAAAACCAACAATGCAAGTTGTGGTGCACCCTGTAAAAGGTTGTCTACAGCTTTCGATGCTAATTACGTTTATACCTGGAGATACAATGGCGCAGACGCTACAGTTGGAAACATTCATTCTAATATTTACTGCGCTTGTCAATCCGGCACCTACGCAGTGTGGGTAACAGATACATCAATTGGTTGTACACACCATTCAAAGAAAATTGAAATAACGATTGGACAGAAGATGCAGGAGGGCGATCAGATTGCAGAGGTTAAAGATATTCAAATCAATGCATGGCCGAATCCTGTTACTGATTACCTGAATGTTACAATTCTGAATGTAAAAGAAGGCGCAGTAAGCGTGCAACTTTTTGATATGTTTGGAAGATTGATCAACACAGTGAATATGAATGGCAACAAGCTGAGTGACAATGAAACCATCAATTTCAACATGAATGATTTGTCTTCAGGCATGTACCTGGTAAGAATGATCAACGGTGATTACAGAGGAGAACAAAAAGTAATGTTGATCAAATAG
- a CDS encoding PspC domain-containing protein, producing MNRVKYFVEGRIFGVCSYLGDKLGIASSYIRLFFIYTAFITVSSPVIIYLILAFWINLKKYITRKRNPVWE from the coding sequence ATGAACCGCGTAAAATACTTTGTGGAAGGAAGAATTTTCGGAGTTTGCAGCTACCTGGGCGACAAGCTGGGCATTGCATCTTCGTATATACGGTTATTCTTTATTTACACTGCCTTCATCACGGTAAGCTCACCTGTTATCATTTACCTGATCCTTGCATTCTGGATCAACCTTAAGAAATATATCACCAGAAAGAGAAATCCGGTGTGGGAATAA
- a CDS encoding DUF2851 family protein produces MTEKFLHYLWRMKLLNNHALLTSEDEKISIITAGELNHDAGPDFLNAKIRIGETLWAGNIEIHVKSSEWKTHRHQDDKAYDNIVLHVVYENDAPISREDGSRIPCLEIKNHFDTSIYEQYQVLMRSNTWIPCEQQINKVPAIFIQQWLHRLLAERMERKIQPILSSLQENQQNWEETCYQFIAMAYGARINAAPFQMLARSLPVKVLAKHKNNLFQLEALLFGTAGFLDEKFTDDYPDTLKKEFSFLKKKYGLQPLKKHAWKFLRLRPANFPTIRLAQFAHLLFRSSHLFSRIITPCATENYFSLFEDEASSYWDNHYRFDKTSKTRKKTFGRASIELLLINTIAPFLFVYGKLHGESNHCDRAFSLLEELGAEKNNVLQNWHRLNLQANTAFESQALLQLHHSYCKNFRCLDCAIGHQILKTAP; encoded by the coding sequence ATGACTGAAAAATTTCTGCATTATCTGTGGAGAATGAAACTCCTGAATAACCATGCACTGCTCACTTCCGAAGATGAAAAAATTTCAATCATCACCGCCGGCGAACTCAACCATGATGCGGGCCCTGACTTTCTGAATGCAAAAATCAGGATCGGGGAAACGCTTTGGGCTGGCAACATTGAAATTCACGTGAAGTCCTCTGAATGGAAAACACATCGCCACCAGGATGACAAGGCTTACGATAATATTGTGTTGCATGTGGTTTATGAAAATGATGCTCCCATTTCCAGAGAAGACGGTAGTCGCATTCCATGCCTGGAAATAAAAAATCATTTTGATACTTCCATTTATGAGCAGTACCAGGTTCTCATGAGAAGCAACACGTGGATTCCCTGTGAGCAACAAATAAATAAAGTTCCGGCCATCTTCATACAGCAATGGTTGCATCGCCTGCTGGCTGAACGAATGGAAAGGAAAATTCAACCTATCCTTTCATCCCTGCAGGAAAACCAGCAGAACTGGGAAGAAACATGCTACCAGTTTATTGCCATGGCTTATGGTGCGAGAATAAATGCAGCACCCTTTCAGATGCTTGCGAGATCACTTCCTGTAAAAGTGCTGGCGAAACATAAAAACAATTTGTTTCAACTGGAAGCACTTCTTTTCGGTACAGCAGGATTCCTGGATGAAAAATTTACAGACGACTATCCGGATACACTGAAAAAAGAATTCAGCTTCCTGAAAAAAAAATACGGATTGCAGCCACTAAAAAAGCACGCATGGAAATTTCTGCGGCTGAGGCCGGCCAATTTTCCAACCATTCGATTGGCACAGTTTGCTCATCTCCTTTTCAGGTCTTCTCATCTTTTCTCCAGAATTATTACTCCTTGTGCCACTGAAAACTACTTTTCACTATTTGAAGATGAGGCTTCATCTTATTGGGATAATCACTACCGTTTTGACAAGACATCAAAAACGAGAAAAAAAACATTTGGCAGAGCCTCTATTGAATTGTTACTCATTAATACCATTGCACCGTTTCTATTTGTATATGGCAAACTACATGGCGAAAGCAATCATTGCGATCGCGCTTTTTCCCTGCTCGAAGAATTAGGGGCTGAAAAAAACAACGTGTTGCAGAACTGGCATAGGCTGAATCTTCAAGCGAATACGGCCTTTGAATCGCAGGCATTGCTCCAGCTTCATCACAGCTACTGCAAGAACTTTCGCTGTCTGGATTGTGCAATCGGACACCAAATACTTAAGACTGCGCCTTGA
- the pyrF gene encoding orotidine-5'-phosphate decarboxylase — MTRKDLTEHIKRKKSFLCIGLDTDIEKIPKHLLHHPDPVFEFNRGIIDATKDCCVAYKINTAFYESSGIKGWQSMKKTWEYIPKNIFTIADAKRGDIGNTSAMYARAFFDKAQSGFGFDALTVAPYMGKDSVTPFLEYDNKWVILLALTSNAGSNDFQQRETAGEKLFEAVIRKSLSWGNADNMMYVVGGTHPELFKHIRTMVPDHFLLVPGVGAQGGDLQKVAANGINEQCGLLINVSRDIIYADASEQFADAARNQSSRYQHEMAAFL; from the coding sequence TTGACACGTAAAGATTTAACCGAGCACATCAAAAGAAAAAAATCTTTCCTCTGCATAGGTCTTGATACCGATATTGAGAAAATACCAAAACATCTTCTACATCATCCTGATCCTGTTTTTGAATTTAACAGGGGTATCATAGATGCAACAAAAGACTGTTGTGTCGCATATAAAATCAATACTGCTTTTTATGAATCGTCAGGTATAAAAGGCTGGCAAAGCATGAAGAAAACCTGGGAATATATTCCTAAAAACATTTTCACGATTGCTGACGCAAAGAGAGGAGATATCGGAAACACTTCTGCTATGTATGCCCGTGCCTTTTTCGATAAAGCACAATCGGGTTTCGGATTCGATGCATTGACAGTAGCTCCATATATGGGGAAAGATTCTGTAACTCCTTTCCTGGAGTATGATAACAAGTGGGTTATTTTATTGGCGCTGACTTCCAATGCAGGCAGCAATGATTTTCAACAACGGGAAACGGCCGGTGAAAAATTGTTTGAAGCTGTGATCCGCAAATCATTGTCATGGGGAAACGCAGACAATATGATGTACGTAGTGGGCGGTACTCACCCGGAATTATTTAAGCATATACGCACAATGGTACCTGATCATTTTTTACTCGTCCCGGGAGTTGGCGCACAAGGTGGTGATTTGCAAAAAGTTGCTGCAAATGGTATCAATGAACAATGTGGATTGCTGATAAATGTTTCCAGAGATATAATTTATGCGGATGCATCAGAGCAATTTGCAGATGCAGCAAGAAATCAATCGTCCCGTTATCAGCACGAGATGGCTGCTTTTTTATAA
- a CDS encoding NifU family protein, with protein sequence MTTKKKHQDLLIRVEESLNTLRPYLITDGGNIEVIELTDDMVLKLKLLGNCEDCPMSEMTMTAGVEEAIKRSVPEILRVEAT encoded by the coding sequence ATGACCACAAAAAAGAAACACCAGGATTTATTGATCCGCGTGGAAGAATCACTTAACACGCTTCGACCCTACCTTATAACGGATGGCGGAAATATTGAAGTGATTGAACTAACGGACGACATGGTGTTAAAACTTAAACTACTCGGAAACTGTGAAGATTGTCCAATGAGTGAAATGACGATGACGGCCGGAGTTGAAGAAGCTATTAAAAGATCGGTACCGGAGATTTTGCGGGTTGAAGCCACATGA
- a CDS encoding Mrp/NBP35 family ATP-binding protein, with the protein MPITKEQVLKALSYVDDPDLGKDLVTLNMVRDIIVEGNDVSFTVILTTPACPMKDAIQKACENAIHHLIDKEATVHVNMTSDVTSRRKDNGVVLPGVKNIIAVASGKGGVGKSTIAVNLAIGLAQNGASVGLIDADIYGPSIPLMLDIKGQRPMVKEAGEKQLMIPIEKFGIKALSIGLLVDEKQAVVWRGPMVSSALRQFVTDCDWGELDYLVIDLPPGTGDIHLTLVQTVPVTGAIIVTTPQDISLADAKKAIGMFSIHPINVPIIGIVENMSYFIPEGTDGALPENKHYIFGKGGGQKLSEEYNVPLLAEIPIVQRIREGGDEGKPAVLSDEPVSSSAFLKLAQKVAQHVAIRNANFESTKVVEMAG; encoded by the coding sequence ATGCCTATTACGAAAGAACAAGTGCTCAAAGCGCTTAGCTATGTAGATGATCCTGACCTCGGAAAAGACCTGGTGACCCTGAATATGGTGCGCGATATTATTGTGGAAGGAAACGATGTATCATTCACTGTAATCCTGACCACGCCTGCCTGCCCGATGAAAGATGCCATACAAAAAGCATGTGAAAATGCTATTCATCACCTGATTGATAAGGAAGCGACGGTGCATGTTAACATGACTTCTGATGTAACCTCACGCAGGAAGGACAATGGTGTAGTGTTGCCCGGTGTAAAAAATATTATTGCAGTTGCGTCGGGTAAAGGTGGTGTTGGGAAATCAACAATTGCAGTAAACCTGGCAATAGGACTTGCTCAGAATGGTGCTTCGGTAGGATTGATTGACGCCGATATTTATGGTCCATCAATTCCGCTTATGCTGGATATCAAAGGGCAGCGGCCAATGGTGAAGGAAGCTGGTGAAAAGCAACTCATGATTCCTATTGAGAAATTTGGCATTAAAGCGTTATCAATAGGCTTATTAGTTGATGAAAAGCAAGCGGTAGTGTGGCGAGGACCCATGGTATCTTCAGCATTGCGGCAATTTGTGACAGACTGTGATTGGGGTGAGCTGGATTACCTGGTGATTGATCTTCCACCGGGCACCGGCGATATTCATCTTACATTGGTTCAAACCGTTCCTGTAACAGGCGCCATCATTGTTACAACTCCTCAGGATATTTCTCTTGCTGATGCAAAAAAAGCGATAGGTATGTTCAGTATTCATCCTATTAATGTTCCAATCATCGGCATAGTGGAAAACATGTCTTATTTTATTCCCGAAGGAACAGATGGGGCGCTTCCGGAAAACAAACATTATATTTTCGGTAAAGGTGGCGGACAAAAATTGTCGGAAGAATACAATGTGCCATTGCTCGCCGAGATTCCCATTGTACAAAGAATCAGGGAAGGTGGCGACGAAGGAAAACCTGCTGTATTAAGTGATGAACCTGTTAGTTCATCAGCTTTTCTGAAATTGGCCCAGAAAGTTGCACAGCATGTTGCGATCAGAAATGCTAATTTTGAATCAACCAAAGTAGTAGAAATGGCAGGTTAA
- the rpmA gene encoding 50S ribosomal protein L27: MAHKKGEGSSKNGRDSHAQRLGVKIYGGQAAIPGNIIVRQRGTKFWPGLGVGLGKDHTIFAKVKGIVEFRRKRDERNYISVIPVEEKQVN; this comes from the coding sequence ATGGCACATAAAAAAGGTGAAGGCAGTTCCAAAAACGGACGTGATTCGCATGCACAACGACTTGGTGTAAAAATTTACGGCGGTCAGGCTGCCATTCCAGGAAATATTATTGTTCGCCAGCGCGGCACCAAATTCTGGCCAGGACTTGGCGTTGGTTTGGGAAAAGACCATACTATCTTCGCTAAGGTGAAAGGCATTGTTGAATTCCGTCGCAAACGCGATGAACGCAATTATATCAGTGTGATTCCTGTAGAAGAAAAACAGGTCAATTAA
- the rplU gene encoding 50S ribosomal protein L21: MYAIVDIAGQQFKVEPGNEIFVHRLQGNAGDKVEFDKVLVQLAEGGIVKNIKAPVVSATILDHLKGDKVIAFKKKRRKGYKRKVGHRQAFTKIKIDTIA, encoded by the coding sequence ATGTACGCGATTGTAGATATTGCTGGTCAGCAATTCAAGGTGGAACCAGGTAATGAAATCTTCGTCCACCGCCTTCAGGGCAATGCAGGTGACAAGGTGGAATTTGATAAAGTTTTGGTTCAATTGGCAGAAGGTGGTATTGTAAAGAATATCAAGGCGCCGGTTGTTTCCGCAACTATTCTCGACCATCTTAAAGGTGATAAAGTAATTGCCTTCAAAAAGAAACGCCGTAAAGGTTATAAACGCAAAGTTGGTCATCGCCAGGCGTTTACAAAGATTAAGATTGATACGATAGCTTAA
- the arfB gene encoding aminoacyl-tRNA hydrolase: MFDPALLHAELVFKAVRSSGKGGQNVNKVASKVELYFDVSHSIVLDEEQKKMLIVKLGNRISNEGRLMVDSQESRSQISNKKIALAKFDELITNAFKKRKVRVKSKPSAAAKAKRLDYKRKNAEKKQLRIKKFDD, translated from the coding sequence ATGTTTGATCCTGCCCTTCTGCATGCCGAGTTAGTATTTAAAGCCGTAAGGAGTAGCGGCAAAGGTGGGCAAAACGTTAACAAGGTGGCTTCGAAAGTGGAGTTGTATTTTGATGTCTCCCATTCAATTGTGCTGGATGAAGAACAAAAAAAAATGCTCATTGTGAAACTGGGAAACCGGATCAGTAATGAAGGAAGGTTAATGGTAGATTCTCAGGAAAGTCGCTCGCAGATCAGTAACAAGAAAATTGCCCTGGCGAAGTTTGATGAATTGATTACGAATGCATTTAAGAAAAGGAAAGTGCGTGTGAAATCGAAACCTTCTGCTGCGGCTAAAGCCAAACGGCTTGACTACAAAAGAAAAAATGC